The DNA window TCAATAGGTCGTTCAATAGGTTGTGAGTCCACTCTTCACAATTCTAGGAATACAAGTAGGAATCGAAATGACCCGATCCATGAGCTCAAACGATCCTGGATCCAGAAGCCATTGACTCTATAACGGGAGAAAATGAGATCTATGTGAGGCAACCCCCACTCAATGACAATAGTATTTCATGTAATCAagctgtagccattgaggatagtgaggaAAGTAATGCTTAcaatttctctgatgaagaggtccaggacaatctagaaagtcaggaacccaacacttatattcattcatgaatatagtgacatggaacataaggggactcaatgacccactgaaatgtaaagaaatcaggaggatcattgagaaccagaagatcactattatgggtattcttaaGACAAAAGTAAGAAGCTGGAACATTGAGAAGGTTAACAAGCTATGTATTGTTAGCAACTGCGAAATCATTCACAACACAAATGACAAAACGAGTAGAATCTGGGTTATCTGGGATAACAAAGTAGCTGAGGTTAGGgctctctttttgaatgatcaaGAAATCTTGGTTGAGGTCAAAGACAAAATCACatgaatcgtgtttaatcttgctagtGTTTATGATAAAAGACTCCTccggaattgtcttagaaactggatcggtagtgataaatcttaggttgtcctcggtgattacaacgtaactagaaacgaatctgatcgtagcccagaatccgAAATAACTCGgaatatgattgactttaatgattGCATTAGAGATATGAGTTATAtggagcctaccaattctgggaatttcttcacttggtcttctacgagagggaatgaggaaattagaagaagtagaattgacaaTTGTCTGGTAAATAAGAACTAAATTAACCAATTTctgagaagtcaacttcacgtTCTGAATCTGGATATATCTGATCACTTCcaaattaaattgttctgggaaaatgaagaaatgttcaaaaggccctttaaaattttcaatttctggatggaaaacgacaaattcaaaggtattctcgaaagcgtatggtctacagatgtcagGGGATCCAACATGTACATGGTTTCtaagaagcttaagctcctgaagaattgtcttcaaagctttgacaagaagaagttcagcaatatctccaatagagttctggctgttAGAGAAGACCTGGAAAAAGTTTAGAAAATGTTATTAAgtgatgatagtgatgaacaactcaataaaACGGAAAgggatgcgcttgaaaacttcaggaagctgagtcagCTTGAAgtgaattttgttagacagaaatcaagacagagctggctctcgttgggtgacaaaaacacagctttcttctacataaaatgcaaggctagaaacataagaaacaatgtatacaagatgaagaattatgatggtgaatatgttaaGGGTAAAAAAGGTGTACAAGTTTTGGTTATcaatttctataagcagcttatgggtacaagaaagcaacatcaaagtcacatgaataccttgtatcagattattgattggaaaatctctgcagaagatagtcgcgagctgataagggtggtcatgagggttgaggttaaagaagctctatttagtattgatgggattAAAAGCCCGTATTTTGATGGTTTTAATGCACAgtttttcaaagaaaattggtcggttgtgggtaaagacgttactgatggggttctagagtttttcaagaacaagAAGATGTTAAAGTAATGAAATATAGCGGTCCTAATtttgatccccaaaactacgGTACCCGAGAACGTACAAGATTTCAAACCAATTTCTGTTggaatgtgatttataaaataatttcaaaaattatttctaaacgatttaaaaatgtcataggaaaaattataaatcttaactaATCTGCATTCATCTTCAGTAGGataatctctcataatattcttctcatgacgggccttttaaaaggctacgtgaaaaagaaaatatccccgagagtggctttcaaaatagatatcaagaaagctttcgactctgttagatgggaagtcattcaggactttctggttgtttatgtttttcctataatttttattgattggattatgcagtgcgtttcatcatcctgctttgttgttaccgtcaatggagtccacagaggctattttaAGGgggaaaacggggtaaggcaaggggacctcCTCTCTTCTTACATTTTCGTAgttatcatggcgatctttgagagcatctttgcgatgttccgaaagaatcgtccatacatctttcacccattctgtgaggtagaggaggtaacccatttatattttgctgacgatttgtttaTTCTAGCGCACGAAAACATTGATTCTATTAAAACTATTAGAgatgcactaacgttcttttctatggttacatgtttaactattaatgaaagcaaaagtgtgatattttatggaggcgtggaGGAAGAAACAAAATagaacatcttcaacatcatgggcatcaaggaagacaactttcccgtaaggtacttagggaTTCCATTAACCACGAAACAGATCAAGATCTCACACTATAagtcgctgattgaaaaggaaaaaacaTGATATCTGGATGGgaagcgaaaaaactttcttatgcaagGAGGATCGaaattatcaaaaccgtggtcatgggcatagttgctACTAGACGCAACAAATGGTTATTCCGAAGagggtaatgaaggagctcgacacgctgatgaggaactttatctggggcagtagcggaagaggaggaaagaaagtcaaatggaccgctctctgcaaaccgaaggacgagggaggcatcggcttgaagacCTGTATCGATTGGAACAAAGGTCACACCTttaagcatctgtgggctttggagcgcaatcaggagtcactatggatcaaatgagtgcatacgaggttttttatgaaatacgaaattgtagatctttatgacatccgactagggaacgggaaaggcactctattctggcacgatccctggttcgaaaacaacaccaaatttgattagcgtgggacattcttaacaatataagttcaacttttaactcactaatctatatatatgtatatatatatgtatgtatatatatgtatgtatataaatatgtatatatatatgtatgtatatatatgtatgtatataaatatgtatatatatattgcttaattttcaaagtgtccgaattatcgggtcgaaagttgtggttaatttagatatatatgtgagagtaaatagatatttaggtcgaattgtgggttgacccgcccataaactaaAAACggttatgtatgtttcgaaatttgcaacctaacaaaacaagtacaactctttaaccaagtgtgattgggatgtgatttgtcgagggataatagaccggtaacaattgaaaatgattaaaaaatataaatcaaatatttgattgaccaaagtgttaGGTCacgataataaatattaaaaattatgaatcaaatatttgattgaccaaagtgtgaggtcacgataataaatattaaaaattttgaaacaaatatttgatagactaaagtgaaagtgtacggtcacaagattagaggttcattgaaaaaaatatgtgatgagatatgtgagaagatgagttgttttaccgaagtaataaataaaatgtgaaataagagtgttctatttttattttaatatattattcttgatttattaaaattttaaacatttaatacatattattataaaaaaataaataaatttattttgtttatatttgtatcCATTTGCATCGcatgattttcatatttttataaaaacttatttgtaaaatatttggcCCAActaaactgaaatataattaactaatttctttaaatagtATTTCAATGAGAgaactatattttttattaaaattttttagattCTAAGCATATTCAGGTGAATTATGGGCAACTCGTGTAAGAATCGGACCATTGGGTctgtattgaaaatataatagttaCGCAACTTACTTTATCATAAACTTATTTTAGTactatttattaactattatgacaatttttataaaattaatatttcaatttaagttgaatagtcatttatattgtataaattgtttatttaagtcacaaataaataaacaatatattctACATTAAGTCTATTTTAGAGTTATTTTGAACGTATAAATTAAGAGAGAGGTGATGTTtgcataaaaaaacattatttggcctaacaaactaaaatataattaactaatttttttaaattgttttttcatacaagagaactatttttttttcctaatataTTTTAGATACTAAGCATTTTTTGAAACAATTATTGGTAACTTATGTAGGAGCAGGTCCATTGGGTCTTTATGAACATTTTTGAGAGACAATGTGTTAAAGTAGCTTGTAAATGTCCTTTATTCAGGCGATTTTAGGTTTTTGTCATGCATAcgtaataaaaatataatagttacgcaacttattttattatacacattttttattgttattgatTAACTATCTTAAACtcctagttttttttttcgcttttgggaatttttaatgaattgacaataagtcgtttttccaaaaaaaaaaaactattgtagcaattttataaaactagtaTTGCAATTTAAGTTGAGTAGTCATTTACATTGTATAAATTGTTTGTTTAAGATACAAATAAATAAGCAATATATTCTACATTAAGTCTATTCTAAAGTTATTTTGAACGGAAAATTAAGAGACGAGGTGATATTTGTCACAAAACATTATTTGATCTAActaaactgaaatataattaactaatttctttaaatagttttttcctATGAGagaattgttttgtttttctaaaatataataattacgCAACTTACTTTATCATAAACTTATTTTAGTGctatttatttactattattgcagtttaaaaaaattaatattgcaatttaattgaataatcaTTTACATTGTATAAATTGTTTGTttaagttacaaataaataagcAATATATTCTACATTAAGTCTAGTTTAgagttattttgaaaaataaaaattaagagacGAGTTGATGTttgtaaaaaaaagaattatttggCCTAACTAAActgaaaattaatcaattaatttttttaaattattttttctacaagataaatattttttactaaatatcTTTAGATACTAAgcatttttagtttaattatggACAAGTGGTGTAGGAGCCAGCCCATTGGATCTTTATTGAATGATTTTTAGAGAAAATGTGTTAAGTAGCTTGGAAATGTCTTTTATTCTAGCGATGTAGGATTTTTATCGTGCATGcgtaatgaaaatataatagttaTGCAACTTACTTTATCATAAACTTTTTTAGTGCTCTTTATTAACTATTATagcaattttataaaattaatattgcaatttaagttgaatagtcatttacaaataaataagcAATATATTCTtctttaagtttattttaaagttattttgaacGGAAAATTAAGAAACGAGGTGATATTTGTCATAATAACATTTGTTGCCCtaactaaactaaaatataattaacaaatttctttaaatatttttttcctactagagaactattttgtttttctaaaatataatagttaCGCAACTTAATTTATCATGAAATTATTTTGgtgctatttatttattattattgtaatttttagaaaattaatattgcAATTTAAGTTGAATATCCATTTAcattgtataaattataaactatttgtttaagttacaaataaataaccAATATATTCTACATTAAGTCTAGTTTAgagttattttgaaaaaataaaattaagatatgaggtcatatttgtcaaaaaaataatttatttgccTAACTAAACTGAGAAATAATTAACCAAATTCTTTAAATTGTTTTTCCTacaaataactattttttagaTTACTTTTATAGATAGTAAGCGATGTGGGATTTTTGTAGGGCAGAggtaatgaaaatttaataaatacacAACTTACTTTatcataaacttatttattaactattatagGGATTTctataaaactaatattacaATTTAAACTGAATAGCCATTTACATTGTATAAATTGTTTCCtcaagttaaatataaataatcaatatattctacattaaatatattttagagttattttgaatgaaaaaattaatagacGAGGTGATGtttgccaaaaaaaaaaaaaatttgtcctaactaaactgaaataaaattaactaatttctTTAAATCGTTTTTTCCTACTAGATAACtatttttttcctaaaattttctaaataatatatcattatttgGATCACTTATGTACAACTAGTTTAGGAGTTGGCCCATTGGATATTgtatgaacattttttttaaagacgATGTGTTATGTAACTTAAAATGTCCTTTATTCAAGCGATGTGGGATTCTTGTATACATaggtaataaaaatataatatttacacaatttactttatcataaaaaaatataattaactaatttctttaaaaaaatcctaCTAAAGCATTATTCGCATCAATTATGGGCAACACGTGTAAGAATAGGCCTATTTAGTCTTTAATAAATAGTTTTGAGAGTTATAGGtctatctagaatgatctcttaaactcgtagttttttttcattttggggaatttttaattaaatgatgctaagtcgttttcccaaaaaaaaatagttttgagaGACAATGTTTAAGTAGCTTGGAAATGTCCTTATTTCAAGCGATGTGGGATTTTTATCGTGAATAGGTAGATAATGAACATATAATAGTTACACAACttactttattataaatttattttagtgttatttattaactattatagcattttttataaaattaatagaaaaaatcttatttaaacatatttacttgtacaactaactcatttataaactaataaaagttcatttaaatatatatatactatcatAAATTAGTTCATTTAGTCTCtctcaataaataaacaatcagagttaaaaaaaataaattatatatttattcattaaatattcatgttttctctctttttttacttctttttattaattaatcaatttttctctcttgttatttatttattaatttatttatttatcttcttttatttctttcttttttttaaatattttatgaaagttttttttctttaatataaataaaatgaaattattaatctttctatttaattttttattcaattttataataatagtaaacaaaatcattgagttattattattttaagtttcaatttaaattgaataGTCATCTACATTGTATAAATTGTTTGTTTGAGTTAAAATTAAAGAATCAATATATTCAGATCAATTATGGGAAGCTCGTATAAGAGCCATAATGGGTCTTTATCGCACAATTTTTAGAGACAATGTGTTAAGTAGCTTGGAAATGTCCTATATTCAAGCGATGTGGGATTCTTGTCGTGCATAGATAATGAAAGTGTAATAGTTACGCAACTTACTTTATCATAAACCTATTTCGTCAGTgctatttattaactattataggaatttaatttgaaaagacATTTacattgtataaattatttgttcttaaaaataaataagtaatatattctatattaaatttattttagagttattttgaaaaaaaaaaagttaagagaGAACAATATTTTTcctacaattttttttagatactTTGAATTATTCTGATCAATTATGGAAAACTAGTGTATTTGTCCGCTCATACGTTTTTTAGAGACAATGTGTTAAGTTGTTTGGAAATGTCATTTATTTAAGTGTTATTTATCAACTATTATTGCAATTCAAGTTGAATAGTTATGGACTTGTACAAGGTAATTATCTTTTTCTTTAAGATTTATTAGATAagaattatttggatcaaatatgGGTCTTAATGAACATTTTTCAGAAAAAATGATTTAAGTAACTTGAAAATGTCATTTATTCAAGCGATGTGGAATTTTGTCATGTATAGgtaatgaaaatgtaaatagCTACACAGCTTACTTTGACATAAACTTATTTCAATACtgtttattaactattattgtaaaatatataaaattaataagatatgtTGAAAACATTCACAAAAACTCATACAAAAATGGAACTTAGAATGAGGATTGAGCATCAAAAGTATTggtatattttcaaattaatcaatttattttggTAGGGATATTAAAAGCATGCAAGTTTATAATTGTTGTGATGAATCACTTAAGTTcgacattaaaaaaaatatttttcttgtttCTCTCTTAAAATGTAATTTGTATACATTGTTGAGTGAAATGTGTACTTAACTTGTTTACAGtgttttagaaaaaatagatttagataataatattaaaattttaaaatgttttacttTTACATatgcaaattaaaatttattgatttggttgaatatttttatatttttttttgaaagacgAAAAAGcgtcaattaaataaaatttcacaaaaaGTCAAATGAGTTACATGAGTTCAAAGAAATCAGAGTAAAAATAAACTGAATAAATgacaataatgaaaaaaaaatataacaaatgacaaatgagaattgagaattaaagTACAATTAAATCAGTGGTGAGGATGACTTTCTCGTAATCGATGTTTCAATTTTGACAGAATAACCAATTCTTCTCGCTTGTGGGAATACGCCTCCACATTCGGATGAGGGAGTTACCGTCgattatgatatttattttgtacagtgaaaacaatttttttataggaAACATATAAAGAGATCCATAAATCACAAGAAATTGTAGATGATGtaaatgaaaacaaatcaaAAGAAGAATTGTGGGCTCAAGCAACTACCATACCCATAAATGGTCGCATTTTTTGTTTGGGTTACGTGGGAAAATATCGTATGTTAAACCCAACCTCGTTCACCAACAAACTCTATATAAAAATTGTGACAATGAAGGAGACAATGACAACTTTACAAATGAAGAATGATGCAAAGGATGAAGagattaaaattttgaagttaAATAAAGAGAATTCAACTAAACATATTGTGTTATTTTAAGAGAATGTAATTAAAGAGAAGAATAATTTGCAATTGCAGATTGATATAGTATGTATTTCCGaaacatatttaatatgatttttgttaGGAGAAACTTTAGGAGTCAATATGATATTTGTTAGGAGAAATTTTAGGTGTCATCAGTTTATtctaagatctcgttctttagataaaataatattgacaactcacttactttttatattattgagtGATGACTAATAACTGAAATCTTTTGTGGAGTAATTGATTAGAAGTTTggattaaaacaattaatatgacatgtttatatatttgagttaccatccaaattattttctagtggAATATCttgttggagagaaatcgttaaacttttaataaaattattgattttcttCACAATAtgaaatttctcaaataaatataattattccaTAGAAGTATTattcaaaaatagaaaaaactatattgaaaaaatctaaaaaacgaTATTATACCATTTTTGAtagtaaattaatatatcattttatatactctaaataaaatatatattcttagtTTAAAATCATCTAATTAATCAGTATAAAGGAATTATGATTTAGAAAATCTAatcacttattatttttatataattactaaaagtaatatttttataaaaggataagtttaaaattattttataatataatcaatataaaagaataatgatTTTGGAAATCCcaataactttttctttttttatataattactaaaagtaatatttttataaaaggataagtttgaaattatttaataatataatcaatataaaagaataatgatTTTGGAAATCCCAATaaccttttcttttttttttttatataattattaaaagtaatatttttataaaaggataagtttgaaattatttaataatataatcaatataaaagaataataattttggaaatcccaataactttttctttttttatataattactaaagtaatgtttttatataaagaaaagtttttaattatttaatataataaatataaattattaagatttttgaaatctaatatttttttaaataattactaaaagtagataattaagaaagtaaaatgttatattttttttttcttttgagtaatataaattgaaaacaaaaactATCAAAACAATATACGAATTCTATCCTTCCTCTAGATTGCTCTTCTTGCCTCCTGCCTCCTCTTGCTACTCACTATTTGTCAATGTCATCTGCCCCCAATTGTAACCCTAATGGTTGAGAGAGAAGAGACGGTGATGCCACCTTCAAGGGGTGGACAACCTATTCGCAGAAAGGCTTGTTTTCTCCTCCCTACCCTAAATGTGGAGGAAACCTCACTCACATTAATGATCCCTCATTCTTCAAACACTGTCCCAAACCCAAATGACGAGGTTTTCTTCGATGGTTGGAGAAAGTGTACAGCACGATGGGAACAATGGGTGTCCCAAATGCGCCCAGACTACCAACCTATATGGGAGAGAGATGGAATCGCAGAGGCCATCACTGGTTCTCTTTGCAACATCGTCCAACAAAAGGAGGTTATCCTCGAACTCTCCGATAGATGGTGCTCCGAAACAAAATCATTCATCTTCCCATGGGGGGAAGCTACGGTCACCCTAGAAGACGTGGCCGCAATCGGAGGTTTCAGTCTGGGGGACTTTTGTGTTCTCAAACCATTAGAAACTCCCGATGTGAAGGAGATTGAAGATTTGCTGATAGCGGAGAGAAGGGAAATAGTCCGCTCCAAAGCATCCAGAGCTTGTCAAAAGCTTTGGATGGACAAATTCATGGACAGTGGGAGTGATATAGAGCATGAAGCTTTCCTATCACTTTGGCTGTCCAGGTTTGTTTTCAC is part of the Impatiens glandulifera chromosome 1, dImpGla2.1, whole genome shotgun sequence genome and encodes:
- the LOC124910568 gene encoding uncharacterized protein LOC124910568; its protein translation is MVEREETVMPPSRGGQPIRRKACFLLPTLNVEETSLTLMIPHSSNTVPNPNDEVFFDGWRKCTARWEQWVSQMRPDYQPIWERDGIAEAITGSLCNIVQQKEVILELSDRWCSETKSFIFPWGEATVTLEDVAAIGGFSLGDFCVLKPLETPDVKEIEDLLIAERREIVRSKASRACQKLWMDKFMDSGSDIEHEAFLSLWLSRFVFTGPAIDTVRTNVFPIVVHLSRATRISLAPAVLASLYRDLDLLKRREKRRTRKPSKSRMPNKITLWAPFQLVQVWIWERLSP